A DNA window from Equus przewalskii isolate Varuska chromosome 12, EquPr2, whole genome shotgun sequence contains the following coding sequences:
- the PTX4 gene encoding pentraxin-4, with protein sequence MPSLRWQKVPDSQPESRRKTAPLEAGRSEGRGRSTEQTVFSCGQGTPAAGRLRMGRLGREMLSFFFILVPVYLHGALLQEAGPARHRKPFFEKLRRLEEQFRRFQEVTLTHLQRIASNYNLSYNIDARFQSLAQESQAVALAVNQSQATVQGDLGHLKTWMRKTQRRSRKVDSRLLALGAALSEGSKQRSRERKEQEAQRAALSSLALDVQALRDMLARLTPLVQSQGARLAALEGQLQVTDLGTTAPGPTPARLPAQPGPPSPSSPKPQWGRQALRASPEPRDPPQDFSGHLPGMREPPGPGSRRAWPPERPGEICNVGPVLIFPNASTENVVLLSPGFLSGLRALSVCSWVRTASSHLGTLLSYATEENDNKLVLHGRDSLVPGSIHFVIGDPAFRELPLQPLLDGQWHHVCVIWTSILGKYWLHVDRRLVATGSRFREGYEIPPGGSLVLGQEQDSVGGGFDSSEAFVGSMAGLAIWDRVLVPGEVSDLATGKEHPTGTILTLANATLLGGFVQRANCTCLELCP encoded by the exons ATGCCTTCATTAAGGTGGCAGAAAGTACCTGACTCCCAGCCAGAGTCAAGAAGGAAAACGGCTCCCCTGGAAGCCGGGAGGAGTGAGGGGCGAGGCAGGAGCACTGAGCAGACGGTCTTCTCCTGTGGTCAGGGGACTCCTGCTGCTGGCCGTCTCAGAATGGGCCGCCTGGGGAGGGAGATgctgtctttcttctttattttggtgCCCGTATATCTGCATGGGGCTCTGTTGCAGGAAGCCGGCCCTGCAAGACACAGAAAACCGTTTTTTGAGAAGCTCCGTCGACTGGAGGAGCAG TTTCGGAGGTTCCAAGAGGTGACCTTAACACACCTGCAGCGTATCGCCAGCAACTACAACCTGTCGTACAACATCGATGCCCGGTtccagagcctggcccaggagAGCCAGGCCGTGGCTCTGGCTGTCAACCAGTCACAGGCCACCGTGCAGGGCGACCTGGGCCACCTCAAGACCTGGATGCGGAAGACGCAGCGCAGAAGCCGGAAGGTGGACTCCAGGCTGCTGGCCTTGGGCGCAGCCCTGAGCGAGGGTAGCAAGCAGCGCAGccgggagaggaaggagcaggaggcaCAGAGGGCTGCCCTCTCGAGCCTGGCCCTGGACGTGCAAGCCCTGCGGGACATGCTGGCTCGCCTGACGCCCCTCGTCCAGAGCCAGGGCGCCAGGCTGGCCGCTCTCGAGGGGCAGCTGCAGGTGACTGATCTTGGCACCACTGCTCCAGGGCCGACCCCAGCCCGGCTGCCGGCTCAGCCTGGGCCACCAAGCCCAagctccccaaagccacagtggGGTAGGCAGGCGCTCCGAGCTTCACCTGAGCCCAGGGATCCACCTCAGGACTTCTCTGGCCATCTCCCAGGGATGCGAGAGCCGCCAGGCCCAGGCAGCCGGCGGGCATGGCCCCCTGAGAGACCGGGAGAGA TTTGCAACGTGGGCCCTGTGCTCATCTTCCCAAACGCCTCCACAGAGAACGTGGTCCTCCTCAGCCCCGGCTTCCTCTCAGGCCTGCGGGCCCTGTCTGTCTGCAGCTGGGTCCGCACAGCCTCCAGCCACCTGGGCACCCTCCTCTCGTACGCCACCGAAGAAAATGACAACAAGCTGGTGCTGCATGGCCGGGACTCCCTGGTCCCCGGCTCCATTCACTTCGTGATCGGAGACCCGGCCTTCAGGGAGCTGCCCCTGCAGCCACTGCTGGATGGCCAGTGGCACCATGTATGTGTCATCTGGACGTCCATTCTGGGCAAGTACTGGCTCCACGTGGACCGCAGGCTAGTGGCCACTGGCTCCCGCTTCAGAGAGGGCTACGAGATCCCTCCGGGAGGGTCCCTCGTGCTGGGCCAGGAGCAAGACAGCGTCGGGGGCGGGTTTGACAGCTCTGAGGCCTTTGTGGGGAGCATGGCAGGCCTGGCCATATGGGACCGGGTGCTGGTCCCTGGGGAAGTCTCAGACCTTGCCACTGGGAAGGAGCACCCGACGGGCACCATCCTGACGCTGGCCAATGCCACGTTGCTAGGCGGATTTGTGCAGAGGGCAAACTGCACCTGCCTAGAGCTCTGTCCATGA